From one Lycium ferocissimum isolate CSIRO_LF1 chromosome 7, AGI_CSIRO_Lferr_CH_V1, whole genome shotgun sequence genomic stretch:
- the LOC132062557 gene encoding benzoate carboxyl methyltransferase-like isoform X2: protein MQLCQQLHSSGPNTLFTVSNVMKIIQRLCHEKSCKMPEFQAFLNDLPDNDFNTIFKSIPSFYQSLKDGANCFVSGVPGSFYERIFPSKSLHLVHSSYSLHWLSQAPENIENNNSIYITRTSPPQVFEAYLKQLDKDFSRFLQLRSEEIVTGGHMLITVMGRSIRDPYGHHCAFLDLLSKSLIELVQEGLIEQAELDSFNWPFYAPYKDEVETIVHLEGSFDIDTLEFFQVNWDDRANDDDIYFDAYSSGKHVARTIRAVAEQMLVSHFQFGESIVDYLFERYAYHVACHLLVQKGKFFNIVISLRKK, encoded by the exons ATGCAGTTATGCCAGCAGCTCCACTCTTCAG GGCCAAACACCCTTTTCACAGTGTCGAATGTTATGAAGATCATACAAAGATTATGCCATGAAAAGAGCTGCAAAATGCCAgagtttcaagcttttcttAATGACCTCCCTGATAATGACTTCAACACTATTTTCAAATCGATTCCATCGTTCTATCAGAGTCTCAAAGATGGAGCAAATTGTTTCGTATCAGGCGTTCCAGGTTCCTTTTATGAGCGGATATTCCCTAGTAAAAGCTTGCACTTGGTTCACTCATCTTACAGTCTTCATTGGCTCTCTCAG GCTCCAGAAAATATCGAGAACAACAACAGCATATACATAACAAGGACAAGTCCTCCTCAAGTATTTGAAGCCTACTTGAAGCAACTTGATAAGGATTTCTCAAGGTTTCTGCAATTACGCTCCGAGGAAATAGTAACTGGTGGACACATGCTTATAACAGTTATGGGAAGGAGCATTCGTGATCCCTATGGACATCACTGTGCCTTTTTGGATCTTCTATCAAAGTCACTCATTGAATTAGTACAAGAG GGACTTATTGAACAGGCAGAGCTAGACTCCTTTAATTGGCCTTTTTATGCACCATACAAGGATGAAGTTGAAACGATTGTTCATTTGGAAGGTTCATTTGATATTGATACCCTAGAGTTTTTCCAAGTGAACTGGGATGATCGGGCCAACGACGACGACATTTATTTTGATGCCTACAGCAGTGGTAAACATGTAGCAAGAACCATTAGAGCTGTTGCAGAACAAATGCTCGTTAGCCATTTCCAATTTGGAGAGTCCATTGTTGACTATTTGTTTGAGAGATATGCCTACCATGTGGCTTGTCATTTGTTGGTTCAAAAAGGTAAATTCTTCAACATTGTCATATCTTTGAGAAAGAAATGA
- the LOC132062557 gene encoding benzoate carboxyl methyltransferase-like isoform X1, which produces MGEEKNRGVAEVMARGKLLRMKAGNGECSYASSSTLQRKVILKAKPVLEDAIKKMFNSGEFPKRFNMADLGCSSGPNTLFTVSNVMKIIQRLCHEKSCKMPEFQAFLNDLPDNDFNTIFKSIPSFYQSLKDGANCFVSGVPGSFYERIFPSKSLHLVHSSYSLHWLSQAPENIENNNSIYITRTSPPQVFEAYLKQLDKDFSRFLQLRSEEIVTGGHMLITVMGRSIRDPYGHHCAFLDLLSKSLIELVQEGLIEQAELDSFNWPFYAPYKDEVETIVHLEGSFDIDTLEFFQVNWDDRANDDDIYFDAYSSGKHVARTIRAVAEQMLVSHFQFGESIVDYLFERYAYHVACHLLVQKGKFFNIVISLRKK; this is translated from the exons ATGGGAGAGGAAAAAAATAGGGGTGTGGCAGAAGTAATGGCAAGGGGAAAACTTCTACGTATGAAAGCAGGAAATGGAGAATGCAGTTATGCCAGCAGCTCCACTCTTCAG AGAAAGGTAATACTAAAGGCAAAACCTGTTTTAGAGGATGCCATCAAGAAGATGTTCAATAGTGGTGAGTTTCCCAAGCGTTTTAATATGGCAGACTTGGGTTGCTCTTCAGGGCCAAACACCCTTTTCACAGTGTCGAATGTTATGAAGATCATACAAAGATTATGCCATGAAAAGAGCTGCAAAATGCCAgagtttcaagcttttcttAATGACCTCCCTGATAATGACTTCAACACTATTTTCAAATCGATTCCATCGTTCTATCAGAGTCTCAAAGATGGAGCAAATTGTTTCGTATCAGGCGTTCCAGGTTCCTTTTATGAGCGGATATTCCCTAGTAAAAGCTTGCACTTGGTTCACTCATCTTACAGTCTTCATTGGCTCTCTCAG GCTCCAGAAAATATCGAGAACAACAACAGCATATACATAACAAGGACAAGTCCTCCTCAAGTATTTGAAGCCTACTTGAAGCAACTTGATAAGGATTTCTCAAGGTTTCTGCAATTACGCTCCGAGGAAATAGTAACTGGTGGACACATGCTTATAACAGTTATGGGAAGGAGCATTCGTGATCCCTATGGACATCACTGTGCCTTTTTGGATCTTCTATCAAAGTCACTCATTGAATTAGTACAAGAG GGACTTATTGAACAGGCAGAGCTAGACTCCTTTAATTGGCCTTTTTATGCACCATACAAGGATGAAGTTGAAACGATTGTTCATTTGGAAGGTTCATTTGATATTGATACCCTAGAGTTTTTCCAAGTGAACTGGGATGATCGGGCCAACGACGACGACATTTATTTTGATGCCTACAGCAGTGGTAAACATGTAGCAAGAACCATTAGAGCTGTTGCAGAACAAATGCTCGTTAGCCATTTCCAATTTGGAGAGTCCATTGTTGACTATTTGTTTGAGAGATATGCCTACCATGTGGCTTGTCATTTGTTGGTTCAAAAAGGTAAATTCTTCAACATTGTCATATCTTTGAGAAAGAAATGA